A genomic segment from Halorubrum depositum encodes:
- a CDS encoding ArsA family ATPase, translating into MDDIDVEPVDRVEEPESDDEAADDGEHGAGGHETDATDADLPAETDATALPEGVDAPEYVLYGGKGGVGKTTMAAATGLSSAAGGVRTLVVSTDPAHSLSDTYETDIPAEPTRIREDVPLFAAEIDPDDAMEEGMFGAEGDPLGGMGEMGDAMGGMMGGDAGAAGGDPDGEEGLGSLLGGTMPGADEAAAMRQLLEYLDDPRFDRVIVDTAPTGHTLRLLQLPEIMDSMIGRVMKLRNRFSGMMDGLKGMFGGGDDDADPTADLDELQERIERLRAVLRDPAQTDFRVVTIPEEMSVVESERLVSRLDEFGIPVSTLVVNRVMEGVGDVADVDPAWIVEPNPDTCDFCARRWEVQQGALRRATELFRGRDVKRVPLLANEVRGEAALRVVAACLR; encoded by the coding sequence ATGGACGACATCGACGTCGAACCCGTGGATCGCGTCGAGGAGCCCGAGAGCGACGACGAGGCCGCGGACGACGGCGAGCACGGAGCCGGCGGTCACGAGACCGACGCCACCGACGCCGACCTCCCGGCCGAGACGGACGCCACGGCCCTCCCGGAGGGCGTCGACGCGCCCGAATACGTCCTCTACGGCGGGAAGGGCGGGGTCGGCAAGACGACGATGGCGGCCGCGACCGGGCTCTCCTCGGCCGCCGGCGGGGTCCGGACCCTCGTCGTCTCGACCGACCCGGCCCACTCCCTTTCCGACACGTACGAGACCGATATCCCCGCCGAACCGACGCGAATCCGCGAGGACGTGCCCCTGTTCGCCGCCGAGATCGACCCCGACGACGCGATGGAGGAGGGGATGTTCGGCGCCGAGGGCGACCCGCTCGGCGGGATGGGCGAGATGGGCGACGCGATGGGCGGGATGATGGGCGGCGATGCCGGCGCCGCGGGCGGCGACCCCGACGGCGAGGAGGGGCTCGGTTCGCTGCTCGGCGGGACGATGCCCGGCGCCGACGAGGCGGCCGCGATGCGCCAGCTGCTGGAGTACCTCGACGACCCGCGCTTCGACCGGGTGATCGTCGACACCGCGCCGACCGGGCACACGCTCCGGCTGCTCCAGCTTCCCGAGATCATGGACTCGATGATCGGGCGCGTGATGAAACTTCGAAACCGCTTCTCCGGGATGATGGACGGGCTCAAGGGGATGTTCGGCGGCGGGGACGACGACGCCGACCCCACCGCCGACCTCGACGAGCTCCAAGAGCGGATCGAGCGCCTCCGGGCCGTGCTGCGCGACCCCGCGCAGACCGACTTCCGCGTCGTGACGATCCCCGAGGAGATGAGCGTCGTCGAGTCCGAGCGGCTGGTCTCCCGCCTCGACGAGTTCGGGATTCCGGTGAGCACGCTCGTCGTCAATCGGGTGATGGAGGGCGTCGGCGACGTGGCAGACGTCGACCCCGCGTGGATCGTCGAGCCGAACCCCGACACTTGCGACTTCTGCGCGCGGCGCTGGGAGGTCCAGCAGGGCGCGCTCCGGCGGGCGACGGAGCTGTTCCGCGGCCGCGACGTGAAGCGCGTCCCGCTGCTCGCGAACGAGGTCCGCGGCGAGGCCGCGCTGCGGGTCGTCGCGGCGTGTCTGCGCTAG
- the aroA gene encoding 3-phosphoshikimate 1-carboxyvinyltransferase translates to MDAHVTNSTVRGTARAPPSKSYTHRALLAAGYSDGATVRSPLVSADTRATARAVTAFGGAVGPESGGDADAADTADALVPDDAEALAVDGFGGRPSVPDDVIDCANSGTTMRLVTAAAALADGATVLTGDGSLRSRPQGPLLTALGDLGVRAESTRGNGQAPLVVSGPLAGGEVAIPGDVSSQYVTALLMAGAVTDRGIDVELTTPLKSAPYVDITLELLDDFGVEATPVGDDGEALDGAAGAAGFVVEGGQSYTPAGGSYAVPGDFSSISYLVAAGAIAAEPGEAVRIEGARPSAQGDSAIVGIAERMGADVEWDRDGGVITVRRSDLSGVEVDVGDTPDLLPTIATLGAVAEGDTRITNCEHVRYKETDRVAAMAEELTTLGAETTEEPDVLTIHGSESDLRGATVDGRADHRIVMALAVAALAAEGTTTIRGGEHVDVSFPDFFDAMADLGMAVERDGASE, encoded by the coding sequence ATGGACGCCCACGTCACCAACTCGACCGTTCGGGGGACCGCTCGCGCGCCGCCCTCGAAGAGCTACACGCACCGCGCGCTGCTCGCCGCGGGGTACAGCGACGGCGCGACCGTGCGGTCCCCCCTCGTCTCCGCGGACACGCGGGCGACCGCCCGCGCCGTGACCGCCTTCGGCGGCGCGGTCGGGCCGGAATCCGGCGGGGACGCCGATGCCGCCGACACCGCCGACGCGCTCGTCCCCGACGATGCCGAGGCGCTCGCCGTCGACGGCTTCGGCGGTCGCCCGTCGGTTCCCGACGACGTGATCGACTGCGCGAACTCCGGGACGACGATGCGGCTGGTCACGGCCGCAGCCGCGCTCGCGGACGGCGCGACGGTGCTGACGGGAGACGGGTCGCTCCGGTCGCGCCCGCAGGGACCGCTCCTGACGGCCCTCGGCGACCTCGGCGTGCGCGCGGAGTCGACCCGCGGCAACGGGCAGGCGCCGCTGGTCGTTTCCGGCCCCCTCGCGGGCGGCGAGGTGGCGATCCCGGGCGACGTCTCCTCGCAGTACGTCACCGCGCTGCTGATGGCCGGCGCGGTCACCGACCGGGGGATCGACGTCGAGTTGACGACCCCCCTCAAGTCGGCGCCGTACGTCGACATCACGCTCGAACTGCTCGACGACTTTGGGGTGGAGGCGACGCCGGTCGGCGACGACGGCGAGGCGCTCGACGGCGCCGCCGGCGCGGCGGGGTTTGTCGTCGAGGGCGGCCAGTCGTACACGCCGGCCGGCGGGAGCTACGCCGTCCCCGGCGACTTCTCCTCGATCTCCTACCTCGTCGCCGCCGGGGCGATCGCCGCCGAGCCCGGAGAGGCGGTCCGGATCGAGGGCGCCCGTCCGAGCGCGCAGGGCGACTCCGCGATCGTCGGGATCGCGGAGCGCATGGGCGCAGACGTCGAGTGGGACCGCGACGGGGGCGTCATCACCGTCCGGCGCTCCGACCTCTCCGGCGTCGAGGTCGACGTGGGCGACACGCCCGACCTGCTCCCCACCATCGCCACGCTCGGGGCGGTCGCCGAGGGCGACACCCGCATCACGAACTGCGAGCACGTCCGGTACAAGGAGACGGACCGCGTCGCCGCGATGGCCGAGGAGCTGACGACGCTGGGCGCCGAGACGACCGAGGAGCCGGACGTCCTGACGATTCACGGCTCCGAGAGCGACCTGCGGGGCGCGACCGTCGACGGCCGCGCCGACCACCGGATCGTGATGGCGCTCGCCGTGGCCGCCCTCGCCGCCGAGGGCACCACGACGATCCGGGGCGGCGAGCACGTCGACGTCTCCTTCCCGGACTTCTTCGACGCGATGGCCGACCTCGGGATGGCCGTCGAACGCGACGGCGCGAGCGAGTAG
- a CDS encoding multiprotein bridging factor aMBF1 translates to MPQCEMCGADQASLTTTKVEGAELELCSSCTDFGTEVRDESTGSGGGKYSTSSSTGKSSSSSSSSGSGGSSGGSTRPRDMFDDMDEIATDYDDQIRNARESRGLSQEELADQLNEKASLIRKLERGDTLPTDEVQRKLERALDVSLVEGESVEDADWDSGDSGTMTLGDVVKRKD, encoded by the coding sequence ATGCCCCAGTGTGAGATGTGCGGCGCCGACCAGGCCTCGCTGACGACGACGAAGGTCGAAGGCGCCGAGCTGGAGCTGTGTAGCTCCTGTACGGACTTCGGCACCGAGGTCCGCGACGAGTCCACCGGCTCCGGCGGCGGCAAGTACTCCACGAGCTCGAGCACCGGGAAGTCGTCCTCCTCGTCGTCGTCCTCCGGGTCCGGCGGCTCCTCGGGCGGCTCGACGCGGCCGCGCGACATGTTCGACGACATGGACGAGATCGCCACCGACTACGACGATCAGATCCGGAACGCCCGCGAGTCCCGCGGGCTGAGCCAGGAGGAGCTGGCCGACCAGCTGAACGAGAAGGCCAGCCTCATCCGCAAGCTCGAACGCGGCGACACCCTCCCGACCGACGAGGTCCAGCGGAAGCTGGAGCGCGCGCTCGACGTCTCGCTCGTCGAGGGCGAGTCGGTCGAGGACGCCGATTGGGACAGCGGCGACTCCGGGACGATGACGCTCGGCGACGTGGTCAAGCGGAAGGACTGA
- a CDS encoding disulfide bond formation protein B, giving the protein MNSRFPEAAVWLSAATLVATVATAGSLWFSLGLGLAPCDLCWYQRILMYPLVVVIGVAAIEGRPAVARTALPLAGLGLGLSTYHSYLQATQAQCTLGGPCATVQWQSPALGLTIPNLSLVAFALLAVLLGGTWLRVE; this is encoded by the coding sequence GTGAATAGCCGTTTCCCGGAGGCGGCCGTCTGGCTGTCGGCCGCGACGCTCGTCGCGACGGTCGCGACCGCGGGGAGCCTCTGGTTCAGCCTCGGGCTCGGGCTCGCGCCCTGTGACCTGTGCTGGTACCAGCGGATCCTCATGTATCCCCTCGTCGTCGTGATCGGCGTCGCGGCGATCGAGGGGAGGCCGGCGGTCGCGCGGACCGCACTGCCGCTCGCGGGGCTCGGACTCGGCCTCTCGACGTACCACTCCTACCTCCAGGCGACGCAGGCGCAGTGCACGCTCGGCGGCCCGTGCGCGACGGTCCAGTGGCAGAGCCCGGCGCTCGGGCTCACGATCCCGAACCTCTCGCTCGTCGCGTTCGCGCTGCTCGCGGTGCTTCTCGGCGGGACGTGGCTGCGCGTCGAATAA
- a CDS encoding DICT sensory domain-containing protein, with translation MSLIELIAGVEAREATLTVFNADPAVTEELREHFADRNVRIVEERTDGGPDGYAVLSRDGEFVTAATVDELLPGVGGETGAADDGSAEGDAAGDDATAEVGAGYRRRVGEPILDHLDETMFTSYSHADMVAASREIEDRAWRVGDGELHAGFQTLDVLTGEADTYDLLGGKERLDVHAYAANEGNPPDVEHYTVHVGETAEIRETWFVAYDGGGYDDAKCALLAEERAPGEFFGFWSYDPETVDYIIGYLTEQYGDSERTDEGGATV, from the coding sequence ATGTCCCTCATCGAGCTCATCGCCGGCGTGGAGGCTCGCGAGGCCACGCTGACCGTCTTCAACGCCGACCCGGCGGTCACGGAGGAGCTCCGCGAGCACTTCGCCGACCGCAACGTCCGGATCGTCGAGGAGCGGACCGACGGGGGGCCGGACGGGTACGCCGTCCTCTCGCGCGACGGCGAGTTCGTCACGGCCGCCACGGTCGACGAACTCCTCCCCGGCGTCGGCGGGGAGACGGGGGCGGCCGACGACGGCTCGGCCGAAGGGGACGCGGCCGGCGACGACGCGACCGCCGAGGTCGGAGCCGGCTACCGGCGACGGGTCGGCGAACCGATCCTCGATCACCTCGACGAGACGATGTTCACCTCCTACTCCCACGCCGACATGGTCGCCGCGTCTCGGGAGATCGAGGACCGCGCGTGGCGCGTCGGCGACGGTGAGCTCCACGCCGGCTTCCAGACCCTCGATGTACTCACCGGAGAGGCGGACACCTACGACCTGCTGGGCGGCAAAGAGCGGCTCGACGTCCACGCGTACGCGGCGAACGAGGGCAACCCGCCCGACGTGGAACACTACACCGTGCACGTCGGCGAGACCGCGGAGATCCGCGAGACCTGGTTCGTCGCGTACGACGGCGGCGGCTACGACGACGCGAAGTGCGCGCTGCTCGCCGAGGAGCGCGCCCCGGGCGAGTTCTTCGGCTTCTGGAGCTACGACCCCGAGACCGTCGACTACATCATCGGCTACCTGACCGAGCAGTACGGGGATTCCGAACGGACGGACGAGGGGGGAGCGACGGTGTGA
- the tpiA gene encoding triose-phosphate isomerase, which produces MFILVNLKAYPCDPIEVATAARDVAEAAGARIAVSPQAADLARVADTGVETWAQHVSPNDHGSHTGSTLAEAVAANGAEGTLINHSEKRLKLADVDGAVRAAERADLETIVCANNPAQVGAAAALGPDAVAVEPPELIGGDVSVSTADPGIVEDAVAAADAVDPAVDVFCGAGVSTGEDVAAAGDLGASGILLASGVAKADDPRAALEDLVSGL; this is translated from the coding sequence ATGTTCATTCTGGTGAACCTCAAGGCGTACCCGTGCGATCCGATCGAAGTCGCGACCGCCGCCCGCGACGTCGCCGAGGCGGCCGGCGCCCGGATCGCGGTCTCGCCGCAGGCGGCCGACCTCGCCCGTGTCGCCGACACCGGCGTCGAGACGTGGGCCCAGCACGTCTCGCCGAACGACCACGGCTCCCACACCGGGTCGACGCTCGCCGAGGCCGTCGCCGCCAACGGCGCCGAGGGGACGCTGATCAACCACTCGGAGAAGCGGCTGAAGCTCGCCGACGTCGACGGCGCCGTCCGCGCCGCCGAGCGCGCCGACCTGGAGACGATCGTCTGCGCGAACAACCCCGCACAGGTGGGCGCGGCCGCCGCGCTCGGCCCCGACGCCGTCGCCGTCGAACCCCCCGAGCTCATCGGCGGCGACGTCTCCGTCTCGACGGCCGACCCGGGGATCGTCGAGGACGCGGTCGCGGCCGCCGACGCGGTCGACCCCGCGGTCGACGTGTTCTGCGGCGCCGGCGTCTCGACCGGCGAGGACGTGGCCGCCGCGGGCGACCTCGGCGCGTCCGGGATCCTGCTGGCCTCCGGCGTGGCGAAGGCCGACGACCCGCGGGCGGCGCTGGAGGACCTCGTCTCCGGGCTCTGA